The following coding sequences lie in one Mycobacterium gordonae genomic window:
- the frr gene encoding ribosome recycling factor: MIDEAIFDAEEKMEKAVAVARDDLSTIRTGRANPGMFSRIVIDYYGAMTPITQLASINVPEARMVVIKPYEANQLNAIETAIRNSDLGVNPTNDGTIIRVAIPQLTEERRRELVKQAKAKGEDARVSVRNIRRKAMEELHRIRKDGEAGEDEVGRAEKDLEKATHQYVAQIDDLVKHKEGELLEV; this comes from the coding sequence GTGATTGACGAGGCTATCTTCGATGCCGAGGAGAAGATGGAGAAGGCCGTGGCGGTGGCCCGCGACGACCTGTCCACCATCCGGACCGGGCGCGCGAACCCGGGGATGTTCTCCCGGATCGTCATCGACTACTACGGCGCAATGACCCCGATCACCCAGTTGGCCAGCATCAACGTCCCCGAGGCGCGGATGGTGGTGATCAAGCCCTACGAAGCCAACCAGCTCAATGCCATCGAGACCGCGATCCGCAATTCCGACCTGGGCGTGAACCCCACCAACGACGGCACGATCATCCGGGTCGCCATCCCGCAGCTGACCGAGGAGCGCCGCCGGGAGCTGGTCAAACAGGCGAAGGCCAAGGGCGAGGACGCCCGGGTATCGGTGCGCAACATTCGTCGCAAGGCGATGGAGGAGTTGCACCGCATCCGCAAGGACGGCGAGGCCGGTGAGGACGAGGTGGGGCGCGCCGAGAAGGATCTGGAAAAGGCCACCCACCAGTACGTCGCCCAGATCGACGATCTGGTCAAACACAAAGAGGGCGAGCTGCTGGAGGTCTAG
- a CDS encoding winged helix-turn-helix domain-containing protein: MDVLLLTNQSDFQSVLPTLDTFALTVSVAPLAGGDVSRTDGADVAIIDARADLVAARTACRHLTANSPALAVVAVVAPADFVEVDVDWNFDDVLLAAAGAAELQARLRLAVTRRRKALGGMLQFGDLTLHPASYTVSLKGTDLGLTLTEFKLLNFLVQHAGRAFSRTRLMHEVWGYESNGRVRTVDVHVRRLRAKLGAAHEAMVDTVRGVGYMAVSPPQPRWIVGESVLNPAWTGLDRDSIAQ; this comes from the coding sequence TTGGACGTTCTGCTGCTGACCAATCAGTCCGACTTTCAGTCCGTGTTGCCTACCTTGGACACCTTCGCCTTGACCGTCAGCGTTGCGCCGTTGGCCGGGGGTGACGTCAGCCGGACCGACGGCGCGGATGTCGCCATCATCGACGCCCGCGCCGACCTGGTGGCCGCCCGCACGGCTTGTCGGCATCTGACGGCGAACAGCCCGGCGCTGGCCGTCGTCGCCGTGGTCGCGCCAGCCGACTTCGTGGAAGTCGACGTCGACTGGAACTTCGACGACGTGCTCTTGGCCGCGGCCGGCGCCGCGGAGTTACAGGCGCGATTGCGCTTGGCCGTCACGCGCCGACGCAAGGCCCTGGGCGGCATGCTGCAGTTCGGGGACCTCACGCTGCATCCGGCCAGCTACACGGTGTCCTTGAAGGGCACGGACCTGGGCCTCACCCTGACTGAGTTCAAATTGCTGAATTTCCTTGTCCAGCACGCCGGTCGGGCCTTCAGCCGGACGCGCCTGATGCATGAGGTGTGGGGTTACGAAAGCAACGGCAGGGTGCGCACCGTCGATGTGCACGTGCGGCGACTGCGCGCCAAACTCGGCGCCGCGCACGAGGCGATGGTCGACACGGTCCGGGGCGTGGGGTACATGGCGGTGTCCCCACCGCAGCCGCGGTGGATCGTCGGAGAATCGGTGCTCAACCCCGCGTGGACAGGCCTCGACCGCGACTCGATCGCCCAATGA
- a CDS encoding phosphatidate cytidylyltransferase: MATTDAGTGNPTDEPAREPAHVSTEPVKKKSRAGRDLPAAIAVGASIGAVLIATMVWFPHFWVVYCALATLVASHEVVRRLREAGYLIPVIPLLIGGQVTVWLTWPYRAVGALAGFGGMVVVCMIWRLFMQDEPAAVDQQAGPDDAPPARNYLRDVSATVFLCVWVPLFASFAAMLVYDPKHGPGWVFCMMIAVVSSDTGGYAVGALFGKHPMVPMISPKKSWEGFGGSLVCGITATILTATFLAGKSWWVGALLGLLFVITTTLGDLIESQVKRDLGIKDMGRLLPGHGGLMDRLDGILPSAVAAWTVLTLLP, encoded by the coding sequence GTGGCAACCACCGATGCCGGCACCGGCAACCCGACCGACGAACCGGCCCGTGAACCGGCCCACGTCTCCACCGAGCCGGTGAAGAAGAAGTCCCGAGCCGGGCGCGATCTGCCCGCGGCCATCGCGGTAGGCGCCAGCATCGGGGCCGTCCTCATCGCGACGATGGTGTGGTTCCCGCATTTCTGGGTGGTGTATTGCGCCCTGGCCACCCTGGTGGCCAGTCACGAGGTGGTCCGGCGGCTGCGCGAGGCCGGTTACCTGATTCCGGTCATTCCGCTGCTGATCGGCGGACAGGTGACCGTCTGGTTGACCTGGCCGTATCGCGCAGTCGGCGCGCTGGCCGGCTTCGGCGGCATGGTCGTGGTCTGCATGATCTGGCGCCTGTTCATGCAGGACGAGCCGGCCGCCGTCGATCAGCAGGCGGGCCCGGACGATGCGCCGCCAGCCAGGAACTACCTGCGCGACGTGTCGGCCACCGTTTTCCTGTGCGTCTGGGTTCCATTGTTCGCGTCGTTCGCCGCGATGCTGGTCTACGACCCCAAGCACGGCCCGGGATGGGTGTTCTGCATGATGATCGCCGTCGTGTCCTCAGACACCGGGGGATACGCGGTGGGGGCATTGTTCGGCAAACATCCGATGGTGCCGATGATCAGCCCGAAAAAGTCCTGGGAAGGGTTCGGCGGATCACTGGTGTGCGGCATCACCGCAACGATCCTGACCGCAACATTCCTGGCCGGAAAATCATGGTGGGTCGGTGCCCTGCTGGGTTTGCTGTTCGTGATCACCACCACGCTGGGCGACCTGATCGAGTCCCAGGTGAAGCGTGATCTGGGGATCAAAGACATGGGCCGGCTGCTGCCGGGGCACGGCGGTCTGATGGACCGGCTCGACGGTATCCTGCCGTCTGCGGTCGCGGCGTGGACCGTCCTGACGCTGTTGCCCTGA
- a CDS encoding PE family protein → MSFVHVAPQIVGAAASDLARIGASVSAANAAAASSTSSVLAAGADEVSTAIASFFGTHALEYQALNAQVADFQERFVQTLNSGVGAYAAAESFSALDLVNAPAQALLSRPLIGNGVDGAAGTGQSGGPGGLLWGNGGAGGSGAVGTSGGAGGAAGLFGNGGAGGAGGVGGASGSGGAGGIGGQGGLLYGNGGRGGVGGQGALSSGAGGAGGQAQFFGAGGAGGAGGSGAVGTSGGFGQSGGSGGTAGDGGAGGRGGLLIGAGGAGGVGGAGGDGGAGGAGADGAAPGAAGGRGGSGGHGGAGGVGGAGGEGGLLGFLGDQGAGGDGGAGGSGGAAGNGGDGATGTVGGTGIGGAGGVGGDPGLGGAGGAGGVGSTPGAHGAAGLNPTSGGDGGNGGRGADSVLAGFSGGKGGAGGDGGRYGNGGAGGQGGSGVAGTAGRDGGTAGASGGAGTGGGAAGDGGTGGRGGAMAGAGGDGGAGGTGGTGGAGGSGADGAGSRLLGGSGQDGGDGGAGGRGGAGGAGGLGGTARAAGYADGARGVGGAGGQGGHGGVAGNGGDGLLGTFGGFGDGSGGNGGNGGDSGAGGAGGAGGIGSTKGLDGAAGATPLGGNGGNGGRGIDSPLGFMPGGNGGNGGNGGLHGNGGAGANGGSGFTGAAGADATRPGTAGGRGGVGSNGGNGGSGGMGGALAGAGGNGGAGGNGGAGGAGGTGIDGANGVVGGDINGGPGTDGGAGGVGGLGGRGGLAGQAPAPGYSSGAEGVGGAGGNGGAGGLAGDGGHGADAADGTGLAGGNGGRGGDNGAGGAGGRGGSGSIRGVDGVAGATSTAGGNGGDGGDGASGAAGQQGGHGGAGGDGGRYGNGGEGGDGGVGGRGADGGSGVGLSGRPGDDGGAGGDGGAGGRGGTLAGRGGDGGDGGTGGGGGAGGKGRDGAVVGGGNLSGSDGGNGGGGGAGGNGGNAGSGGRSQAAGYADGAQGVGGAAGAGGAGGVAGNGGDGADAAAGSGLRGGNGGRGGDNGAGGLGGRGGSGSSPGSDGANGFSPTTGGHGGNGGQGGSGGIGGIGIPGVGGAGGNGGAGGLYGNGGNGGDGGAGMNGSKGANAGAVGAAGADGQSGFAGGAGGAGGTGGALGGNGGDGGAGGQGGKGGNGGAGADGRAGRNGTSSPGGTDGGNGQAGGAGGSGGNGGRGGVGGVAGKAQAGGSFHDGRDGDGGAGGAGGRGADAGDGGDGGNGAGTSGGVPLAGNGGRGGQGGNGGVGGTGGEGGKGFTDGQTGTTGIRGIAGDGGDGGDGGNVTQVLGGPGNGEPGSGGAGGKGGIGSIGGDGGDGGSGGQSGLTASSRGNGGAGGDGGTGTDGGGGSGGSGGDGSPGAIGNFAPAGAGGSGGSGGNGGIGNNGPGGNGGDGGNGGIGGNGVGNGAPGGNGGRGGAGGKGGLGNNSIGGDGGNGGDGGDAGNGGNGVGPGGSALPGGTGGRGGPGGAGGDGFSGTLVGDPGSSGASGKRPNGQFGGSGGDGGVGGTGGG, encoded by the coding sequence ATGTCTTTTGTGCATGTGGCGCCACAGATCGTGGGCGCGGCCGCGTCAGACCTGGCCCGCATCGGGGCCTCGGTCAGCGCGGCGAATGCGGCAGCGGCGAGTTCCACCTCCTCGGTGCTGGCCGCGGGCGCCGACGAGGTGTCGACGGCGATCGCATCGTTTTTCGGCACGCACGCACTGGAGTATCAGGCGCTCAACGCACAGGTAGCAGATTTCCAGGAGCGGTTTGTGCAGACACTGAACTCGGGTGTGGGGGCATATGCCGCTGCCGAGTCGTTCAGTGCGCTGGACCTCGTTAACGCACCTGCCCAGGCTTTGCTGAGCCGTCCCCTGATCGGCAACGGCGTCGACGGTGCCGCGGGCACTGGCCAGTCCGGCGGCCCCGGTGGTCTGCTGTGGGGCAACGGTGGGGCCGGCGGGTCGGGTGCGGTCGGCACGTCCGGTGGCGCCGGCGGGGCGGCCGGGTTGTTCGGCAACGGTGGCGCGGGTGGCGCCGGCGGGGTCGGCGGAGCTTCCGGGTCGGGCGGAGCCGGCGGGATCGGTGGTCAGGGTGGACTGTTGTACGGCAACGGTGGACGCGGTGGCGTCGGTGGCCAGGGCGCGCTCAGCAGTGGGGCCGGCGGCGCCGGCGGGCAGGCCCAGTTCTTCGGGGCAGGCGGGGCCGGCGGGGCCGGTGGTTCTGGCGCTGTGGGCACCTCGGGCGGGTTCGGTCAGTCCGGCGGCTCGGGCGGCACCGCCGGTGACGGTGGTGCGGGTGGCCGCGGTGGATTGTTGATCGGAGCCGGCGGCGCCGGCGGTGTCGGCGGAGCCGGCGGTGACGGCGGTGCCGGCGGGGCCGGGGCGGACGGTGCTGCTCCGGGGGCTGCCGGAGGTCGCGGGGGCAGTGGCGGCCACGGTGGGGCCGGCGGGGTCGGGGGAGCCGGGGGTGAGGGTGGTCTGCTCGGATTCCTGGGCGATCAGGGTGCGGGTGGCGACGGCGGGGCCGGCGGGTCCGGCGGGGCTGCCGGAAATGGCGGCGACGGCGCGACGGGAACGGTTGGGGGCACCGGCATCGGCGGTGCTGGTGGCGTCGGGGGTGACCCGGGCCTCGGCGGTGCCGGTGGTGCCGGCGGCGTCGGCTCGACGCCGGGCGCGCATGGCGCCGCCGGACTCAACCCGACCAGCGGGGGTGACGGCGGCAACGGTGGCCGGGGTGCGGACTCGGTGCTGGCCGGGTTCTCCGGCGGCAAGGGCGGGGCCGGCGGTGACGGCGGCCGCTACGGCAACGGAGGTGCAGGCGGGCAGGGCGGTAGCGGTGTCGCCGGCACCGCCGGCCGGGACGGTGGCACGGCGGGTGCCTCCGGCGGTGCCGGAACTGGTGGCGGCGCCGCCGGCGACGGTGGGACCGGGGGAAGGGGCGGGGCAATGGCCGGTGCTGGTGGTGATGGTGGCGCCGGCGGTACTGGTGGAACCGGCGGCGCCGGAGGTAGCGGCGCCGATGGTGCCGGGTCGAGGTTGTTGGGTGGCAGCGGTCAGGACGGCGGTGACGGGGGTGCCGGCGGTCGCGGCGGGGCTGGCGGCGCCGGCGGGTTGGGCGGTACAGCGCGGGCGGCCGGGTACGCCGACGGCGCCCGCGGTGTGGGTGGCGCCGGCGGGCAAGGTGGGCACGGGGGGGTCGCCGGCAACGGCGGTGACGGTCTGCTCGGCACATTCGGCGGTTTCGGGGACGGCTCGGGCGGCAACGGCGGTAACGGCGGCGACTCGGGCGCCGGCGGCGCCGGCGGAGCCGGCGGCATCGGATCGACGAAAGGTCTGGACGGCGCGGCAGGAGCCACGCCGCTGGGCGGCAACGGTGGAAACGGTGGCCGCGGCATCGACTCCCCGTTGGGCTTCATGCCCGGCGGTAACGGCGGTAACGGCGGTAACGGCGGGCTCCACGGCAACGGCGGTGCAGGCGCTAACGGCGGCAGCGGCTTCACCGGCGCCGCTGGTGCGGACGCAACCAGGCCGGGCACAGCCGGGGGCCGCGGTGGTGTGGGCAGCAACGGTGGTAACGGCGGCAGCGGCGGGATGGGTGGAGCCCTCGCCGGTGCCGGTGGTAACGGTGGTGCCGGTGGTAACGGCGGCGCTGGCGGGGCCGGCGGCACCGGCATTGACGGCGCTAACGGAGTCGTCGGCGGCGACATCAACGGGGGACCCGGCACCGACGGTGGTGCTGGCGGCGTCGGAGGGCTCGGGGGTCGTGGCGGTTTGGCTGGTCAGGCACCCGCGCCCGGATACTCCAGTGGCGCCGAGGGCGTGGGCGGGGCCGGCGGCAACGGCGGCGCCGGAGGGCTCGCCGGGGATGGCGGCCACGGCGCCGACGCCGCAGACGGCACGGGACTCGCCGGCGGCAATGGCGGGCGCGGCGGCGACAACGGAGCCGGCGGAGCCGGCGGGCGGGGCGGTAGCGGCTCGATTCGTGGTGTGGACGGCGTCGCCGGGGCCACGTCGACTGCCGGTGGTAACGGCGGCGACGGTGGCGACGGCGCCAGCGGTGCAGCCGGTCAGCAGGGTGGCCACGGTGGGGCCGGTGGTGATGGCGGACGGTACGGCAACGGCGGGGAAGGCGGCGACGGTGGGGTGGGCGGGCGAGGTGCGGACGGTGGGTCGGGCGTCGGTCTGAGCGGCCGGCCCGGCGATGACGGCGGCGCCGGTGGTGATGGTGGTGCTGGCGGCCGGGGCGGTACGTTGGCGGGCCGCGGTGGTGACGGTGGTGACGGTGGCACCGGTGGTGGCGGTGGTGCCGGCGGCAAGGGCAGAGATGGTGCGGTGGTCGGCGGGGGAAACCTGTCGGGCTCTGACGGTGGTAACGGCGGGGGTGGCGGTGCCGGTGGAAACGGCGGCAATGCCGGATCGGGTGGTCGTTCTCAGGCCGCCGGCTACGCCGACGGCGCCCAGGGCGTAGGAGGAGCCGCGGGCGCCGGTGGCGCCGGTGGGGTCGCCGGCAATGGCGGCGACGGCGCAGACGCCGCCGCGGGCTCCGGACTCCGCGGCGGGAACGGCGGCCGCGGCGGCGACAACGGTGCCGGCGGACTTGGAGGCCGCGGCGGTAGCGGTTCCAGCCCAGGATCCGACGGTGCCAACGGCTTCAGCCCCACCACCGGTGGTCACGGCGGCAACGGCGGCCAAGGGGGCAGCGGAGGGATCGGGGGCATCGGCATACCCGGCGTCGGTGGAGCAGGTGGGAATGGCGGCGCCGGCGGTCTCTATGGCAACGGCGGCAACGGCGGTGACGGGGGTGCAGGGATGAATGGCAGCAAAGGTGCGAACGCCGGCGCCGTCGGTGCCGCAGGCGCGGACGGCCAGAGCGGTTTTGCCGGCGGTGCCGGGGGCGCCGGCGGAACGGGTGGGGCCCTCGGTGGCAACGGAGGCGACGGTGGGGCCGGTGGTCAGGGCGGCAAGGGCGGAAACGGTGGCGCGGGGGCCGACGGTCGTGCCGGCCGAAATGGCACCTCCTCGCCCGGCGGCACCGACGGCGGGAACGGGCAGGCCGGCGGTGCCGGCGGTAGCGGCGGCAACGGCGGTCGGGGCGGGGTCGGAGGCGTCGCAGGTAAGGCCCAGGCGGGCGGGTCATTCCATGATGGCCGCGACGGCGACGGCGGGGCCGGCGGCGCCGGCGGACGCGGCGCGGACGCTGGTGATGGTGGGGACGGCGGTAACGGTGCCGGCACCAGCGGTGGTGTTCCCTTGGCTGGAAACGGCGGACGCGGCGGGCAGGGAGGCAATGGCGGTGTTGGCGGGACCGGTGGGGAAGGTGGCAAAGGCTTCACCGATGGTCAGACCGGTACGACGGGAATCAGGGGTATTGCCGGCGATGGCGGGGACGGTGGCGATGGAGGCAACGTCACGCAGGTGCTCGGCGGTCCGGGTAACGGCGAACCGGGCAGCGGGGGCGCCGGCGGCAAGGGCGGCATCGGTTCCATCGGCGGCGATGGCGGCGACGGCGGCAGCGGTGGCCAGTCGGGGTTGACTGCGTCTTCTAGGGGCAATGGAGGGGCCGGCGGCGATGGCGGCACCGGCACCGACGGCGGCGGCGGCAGCGGCGGCAGCGGCGGTGACGGCAGCCCGGGCGCTATCGGAAACTTCGCCCCGGCCGGGGCAGGCGGTAGCGGCGGTAGCGGCGGTAACGGCGGCATCGGCAACAACGGTCCCGGTGGGAACGGTGGGGATGGCGGTAACGGGGGCATCGGCGGCAACGGTGTCGGCAACGGCGCCCCCGGCGGAAACGGCGGGCGGGGCGGAGCCGGCGGCAAGGGAGGTCTCGGCAACAACAGCATCGGGGGTGACGGTGGCAACGGCGGTGATGGCGGTGACGCGGGCAACGGCGGCAACGGCGTGGGCCCTGGTGGCAGCGCACTTCCCGGCGGTACCGGCGGGCGTGGTGGGCCGGGAGGTGCCGGCGGCGATGGTTTCTCGGGCACGCTCGTGGGTGATCCCGGCTCCTCCGGCGCTTCCGGCAAACGTCCCAACGGCCAGTTTGGTGGGAGTGGTGGCGACGGGGGCGTCGGCGGCACCGGTGGGGGCTGA
- the mbp1 gene encoding microaggregate-binding protein 1, producing the protein MADSNSGPAEAVKGIVEDVKGKAKEAIGTVTGRGDLVNEGEAQQDKAEAQRDAAKKEAQAEAARGAAEVAEERQKSNQ; encoded by the coding sequence ATGGCAGACAGCAACTCGGGCCCGGCCGAAGCGGTCAAGGGAATCGTCGAGGACGTCAAGGGCAAGGCCAAGGAGGCCATTGGGACTGTGACCGGTCGCGGCGACCTGGTCAACGAAGGCGAAGCGCAGCAGGACAAGGCTGAGGCGCAGCGCGACGCGGCGAAGAAGGAAGCTCAGGCCGAGGCTGCTCGCGGTGCAGCCGAGGTCGCCGAGGAGCGCCAGAAGTCCAACCAGTAA
- the pyrH gene encoding UMP kinase — MTESREPQAAGAAAPRTSANGSSSTYSRVLLKLGGEMFGGGQVGLDPDVVALVARQIAEVVRSGVQVAVVIGGGNFFRGAQLQQRGMERTRSDYMGMLGTVMNSLALQDFLEKEGIVTRVQTAITMGQVAEPYLPLRAVRHLEKGRVVIFGAGMGLPYFSTDTTAAQRALEIGADVVLMAKAVDGVFAEDPRENPEAELLTAISHREVIDRGLRVADATAFSLCMDNGMPILVFNLLTDGNIARAVAGEKIGTLVTS; from the coding sequence ATGACGGAGTCCAGGGAGCCCCAAGCCGCCGGCGCGGCAGCCCCGAGGACCAGCGCCAACGGCTCGTCCTCGACCTACTCACGCGTGCTGCTCAAGCTCGGCGGCGAGATGTTCGGGGGAGGGCAGGTCGGGTTGGACCCCGACGTCGTCGCGCTGGTGGCCCGGCAGATCGCCGAGGTGGTCCGCAGCGGTGTGCAGGTTGCGGTGGTGATCGGAGGCGGCAACTTCTTCCGCGGCGCGCAGCTCCAACAGCGGGGCATGGAACGCACCAGGTCGGACTACATGGGCATGCTCGGCACCGTGATGAACAGTCTTGCGCTGCAGGACTTCCTGGAGAAGGAAGGCATCGTCACCCGGGTGCAGACCGCGATCACGATGGGTCAGGTGGCCGAGCCGTATCTTCCGTTGCGGGCGGTGCGCCACCTGGAGAAGGGCCGGGTCGTGATCTTCGGCGCCGGCATGGGCCTGCCCTACTTCTCCACCGACACCACCGCCGCGCAGCGGGCCCTGGAGATCGGCGCCGACGTGGTGCTGATGGCCAAAGCGGTCGACGGTGTTTTCGCCGAGGACCCGCGGGAGAATCCCGAGGCGGAGCTGCTCACCGCCATCAGCCATCGTGAAGTCATCGACCGCGGCCTGCGGGTGGCCGATGCCACCGCGTTCAGTCTCTGTATGGACAATGGCATGCCGATCCTGGTGTTCAACTTGCTGACCGACGGCAATATCGCGCGGGCGGTGGCAGGTGAGAAAATCGGGACGCTGGTCACCAGCTGA